The Garra rufa chromosome 18, GarRuf1.0, whole genome shotgun sequence genome window below encodes:
- the fam43b gene encoding protein FAM43B, with translation MLPWKRSKFVLVENESKSKPKSLGAGLTYHSLLSTLLHSCPDLVPDCPFHWLGSVFHSKRQKVELNKEEPTYNVRYLGSAVTIMAKGEDCMQEAVAKIWTRSNYGEQSAKMKLTVGPHGIRMGVDKGGKKKPVHLYSLNRITYCTADPFRPKIFAWVYRHQVKNKAVVLRCHAVLLAKAEKARALALSLFQNSTSAFTEFKRLKRQSDFRHCQQQLLGEDIVPLMPLRRLLNGQCHYQPPTEKPGSATRLSSITEEEEEDEDGPRDAESTNARSASTPSSSPPEKDLGKIVNRLDEVSITSWDEAQMTISTLV, from the coding sequence ATGCTGCCCTGGAAAAGGAGCAAGTTCGTGCTGGTGGAGAATGAGTCCAAAAGCAAGCCAAAAAGTCTTGGAGCCGGACTGACTTATCATTCCCTGCTTTCGACTTTGCTCCACTCCTGTCCGGACCTCGTTCCCGACTGTCCATTTCACTGGCTGGGGAGCGTTTTCCACAGCAAACGGCAGAAAGTGGAGCTCAACAAAGAGGAACCCACCTACAATGTGCGTTACCTGGGCAGTGCGGTCACTATTATGGCTAAAGGCGAGGATTGCATGCAGGAGGCGGTGGCTAAGATTTGGACCCGCAGCAACTACGGCGAACAGAGCGCCAAGATGAAACTCACCGTTGGGCCGCACGGCATTCGCATGGGGGTGGATAAAGGCGGCAAGAAGAAGCCTGTCCACCTCTATTCTCTCAACCGCATCACATATTGCACCGCTGACCCCTTCCGGCCAAAGATCTTTGCGTGGGTTTACAGGCATCAGGTGAAGAATAAAGCGGTGGTTCTACGATGCCACGCCGTCCTATTGGCGAAGGCGGAAAAGGCCCGAGCACTTGCGCTCAGCCTGTTCCAAAACTCAACATCGGCGTTTACAGAGTTCAAACGACTTAAGCGCCAATCTGACTTTCGTCATTGCCAGCAACAGCTGTTGGGCGAGGACATTGTCCCTCTTATGCCTCTTCGGAGACTTCTGAATGGTCAGTGCCACTACCAGCCGCCTACAGAAAAGCCTGGAAGTGCCACACGGCTGTCCTCGATTactgaagaagaggaagaagatgAGGACGGACCAAGGGATGCTGAATCCACCAACGCTAGAAGCGCCAGCACTCCCAGTTCTTCTCCTCCGGAGAAAGATCTAGGGAAGATCGTAAATAGACTGGATGAGGTTTCGATTACCAGTTGGGATGAAGCACAGATGACTATCAGCACTCTAGTGTGA